A stretch of the Mycobacteroides immunogenum genome encodes the following:
- a CDS encoding M20 family metallopeptidase codes for MTQSLSAVAEQWLAENTDSLVRWRRHIHAHPELARQEHATTEYVAARLAEAGLNPKVLPGGTGVTCDFGPEDGPRVALRADMDALPMQERTGAAYSSTVPNVAHACGHDAHTSILLGAAMALNSAPSLPAGVRLIFQPAEEVMPGGAIDVVATGAMAGVTRIFALHCDPRLEVGKVAIRAGAITSAADTVEVTLHSPGGHTSRPHLTADLVYGLGTVITGLPGVLSRRIDPRAGTVMVWGAVNAGQAANAIPQIGSLAGTVRTGSRDVWITLEDTVRDVIAGLLAPLRIDYTLNYRRGVPPVINEAESTHIFVRAIQDIGLDALAETTQSGGGEDFSWYLEEVPGAMARLGVWSGTGPQLDIHQPNFDIDERALGVGVRTLVNLVEQSAVQGLG; via the coding sequence ATGACCCAGTCCCTGTCAGCGGTAGCCGAGCAGTGGCTGGCCGAGAACACCGACTCCCTGGTCCGGTGGCGCCGTCACATCCATGCCCATCCCGAACTGGCGCGCCAGGAGCACGCCACCACCGAATACGTGGCGGCGCGGCTGGCCGAGGCAGGGCTGAATCCGAAGGTCTTGCCCGGCGGGACCGGTGTCACCTGTGACTTCGGGCCCGAGGACGGGCCCCGGGTGGCGCTGCGTGCCGATATGGACGCGTTGCCGATGCAAGAGCGGACCGGTGCCGCGTACTCGTCGACGGTGCCGAATGTCGCGCATGCTTGCGGGCACGACGCGCATACCTCGATCTTGTTGGGCGCCGCGATGGCGCTCAACTCGGCGCCGTCGCTGCCCGCGGGTGTGCGCCTGATCTTCCAGCCCGCCGAAGAGGTGATGCCCGGCGGTGCCATCGATGTGGTGGCCACCGGGGCGATGGCGGGTGTCACGAGAATCTTTGCCCTGCACTGCGATCCACGCCTGGAAGTGGGCAAGGTGGCGATCAGGGCGGGCGCCATCACCTCGGCGGCGGACACCGTCGAAGTCACGCTGCATTCCCCGGGCGGGCACACCTCACGGCCACATCTGACGGCCGACCTGGTGTACGGACTCGGCACCGTCATCACCGGACTGCCGGGGGTGCTGAGCCGCCGCATCGATCCGCGAGCCGGCACCGTGATGGTGTGGGGCGCGGTCAACGCGGGCCAGGCCGCCAACGCCATTCCGCAGATCGGCTCGCTGGCGGGCACGGTGCGAACCGGCAGCCGTGACGTATGGATCACGCTGGAGGACACCGTCCGCGATGTGATCGCCGGGCTGCTGGCGCCGCTACGCATCGATTACACCCTGAATTATCGGCGCGGTGTTCCGCCCGTCATCAACGAGGCGGAATCCACCCACATCTTCGTGCGGGCGATTCAGGACATCGGCTTGGACGCGCTCGCCGAAACCACGCAGTCGGGCGGGGGCGAGGACTTCTCCTGGTACCTGGAGGAGGTGCCCGGCGCCATGGCGCGGCTGGGTGTGTGGTCGGGAACCGGGCCGCAGCTCGATATCCACCAGCCCAATTTCGATATCGACGAGCGGGCGCTGGGTGTCGGGGTGCGGACGCTGGTCAACCTGGTCGAACAGAGCGCGGTTCAGGGGCTCGGCTAG
- a CDS encoding adenosine deaminase: protein MTAELDLVSITQAPKALLHDHLDGGLRPGTVLDLARESGYENLPADDEIALASWFRTAADSGSLEQYLETFAHTVGVMQTASALHRVAAECVEDLAADGVVYAEVRFAPELHIDAGLNLDDVMDAVLSGFADGERQASAAGKRITVRTLVTAMRHAARSREIAELAVRFRDRGAVGFDIAGAEAGYPPSRHLDAFEYMRNANARFTIHAGEGFGLPSIHEAIAFCGADRLGHGVRIVEDIDIDPDGTAHLGRLSSLLRDKRVPLELCPSSNVQTGAVDSLANHPFDLLARLRFRVTVNTDNRLMSDTSMSREMLRLVETFGYGWSDLQRFTINAMKSAFIPFDERLAIIDDVIKPGYAILIG from the coding sequence GTGACGGCCGAACTTGATTTGGTGTCAATCACCCAGGCTCCCAAGGCGCTTCTGCACGACCATTTGGACGGGGGGCTGCGCCCCGGCACCGTCCTGGATCTGGCGCGAGAATCCGGGTACGAGAACCTGCCGGCCGACGATGAGATCGCGTTGGCGTCCTGGTTCCGTACCGCCGCCGACAGCGGTTCCCTGGAGCAGTATCTGGAGACCTTCGCGCACACCGTGGGGGTCATGCAGACGGCTTCCGCGCTGCACCGGGTGGCCGCCGAATGCGTGGAAGACCTTGCCGCCGACGGCGTGGTGTACGCCGAGGTGCGTTTCGCGCCGGAACTTCACATCGACGCGGGACTGAACCTCGATGACGTCATGGATGCGGTGTTGTCCGGGTTCGCCGACGGGGAGCGGCAGGCGAGTGCCGCGGGCAAGCGCATCACGGTGCGCACGCTGGTCACCGCGATGCGGCATGCCGCACGGTCGCGAGAGATCGCCGAGCTGGCCGTGAGGTTCCGCGACCGGGGTGCCGTCGGGTTCGATATCGCGGGAGCCGAGGCCGGATACCCGCCCAGCCGCCACCTGGACGCTTTCGAATACATGCGGAATGCCAACGCCCGGTTCACCATCCATGCCGGTGAGGGATTCGGATTGCCCTCGATCCACGAGGCGATCGCCTTCTGTGGGGCCGATCGGCTGGGGCACGGGGTACGCATCGTCGAGGATATCGACATCGACCCCGACGGCACGGCACACCTGGGCAGACTGTCTTCGCTACTGCGCGACAAGCGGGTACCACTGGAGTTGTGCCCGAGTTCGAATGTGCAGACCGGCGCCGTCGACAGTCTCGCCAATCACCCCTTTGATCTGCTGGCGCGGCTGCGCTTTCGGGTGACCGTCAACACCGACAACCGGCTGATGAGCGACACCTCGATGAGTCGCGAGATGCTGCGCCTTGTCGAGACGTTCGGATATGGCTGGAGCGACCTGCAGCGATTCACCATCAACGCCATGAAGTCGGCCTTCATCCCGTTCGACGAGCGGTTGGCCATCATCGATGACGTGATCAAGCCCGGGTACGCGATCCTGATCGGCTAG
- the upp gene encoding uracil phosphoribosyltransferase — protein MHVHVVEHPLAAARLTTLRDARTDNAAFRASLRDLTLMLVYEATSSAPVESLTVHTPVAETTGYRLANPPLLVPVLRAGLGMVDQAHALIPEARVGFVGMARDEDTWQPTPYLESLPADLSAQPVFVLDPMLATGGSMVYTLDLLHARGAADITMLCVVAAPQGVTAVRECAERFGPSTSVRLFTATIDEGLNEEAYIVPGLGDAGDRQFGPR, from the coding sequence ATGCATGTGCACGTAGTTGAGCATCCGCTTGCCGCGGCCCGATTGACCACCCTTCGCGATGCCCGCACGGATAACGCGGCCTTTCGTGCTTCGCTGCGGGATCTGACGCTGATGCTCGTCTACGAGGCCACCAGCTCGGCGCCGGTGGAGTCCCTGACGGTGCACACGCCGGTGGCGGAGACGACGGGCTATCGATTGGCCAATCCGCCGTTGCTGGTTCCGGTTCTTCGGGCCGGACTGGGCATGGTGGATCAGGCGCACGCCCTCATTCCCGAGGCGCGTGTCGGATTCGTGGGCATGGCGCGCGATGAGGACACCTGGCAACCCACTCCGTACCTGGAATCGCTTCCCGCAGACCTGTCGGCGCAGCCGGTGTTCGTGCTGGATCCGATGCTCGCCACCGGAGGATCGATGGTCTACACCCTCGATCTGCTGCATGCGCGCGGCGCCGCCGATATCACCATGTTGTGTGTGGTCGCCGCGCCGCAGGGGGTCACGGCGGTTCGGGAGTGCGCCGAGCGTTTCGGTCCGTCCACGTCCGTACGGCTCTTCACCGCGACGATCGACGAGGGACTCAACGAGGAGGCATACATCGTGCCCGGCCTCGGTGACGCGGGCGATCGCCAGTTCGGGCCCAGGTAG
- a CDS encoding phospho-sugar mutase, which translates to MTLAAHTIQEWIDHDPDPETVAELRACSEDELAQRFSDPLVFGTAGLRGPVRGGPNGMNLAVVLRTTYGLAKVLKDRCLGGSTVVVGRDARHGSAKFAQGAAEVLAAEGFKVVLLPRPLPTPVLAFAVRHLDAAAGIQITASHNPPADNGYKVYWSGGAQIISPTDREIEVATAAAPFADEIRRTPIEATDDALVDTYIQRAATVRRGSGGLRIALTALHGVGGPTALATLNAAGFTDIHVVDEQFQPDPDFPTVAFPNPEERGASDAVLARAAEVDADLAIALDPDADRCAIGVPTTTGWRMLSGDETGWLLGDYILSTQLASSTPPVVASTVVSSRMLARIAASLGARYVETLTGFKWLARAADSDLVYAYEEAIGHCVDPAAVRDKDGISAAVLACDLVTHLRELGSSVEEKLENLAIRHGIHVTSQVSRRMESLEDISAMMDRLRTNIPTALSGFPITAEDLLERRGQARTDAVILAGEIGGSSIRLVIRPSGTEPKVKCYIEVREPVITDPTVARIWAGVVVSELEAYARSI; encoded by the coding sequence ATGACTCTGGCAGCACACACAATCCAGGAATGGATCGACCACGACCCGGACCCCGAGACCGTCGCCGAACTACGCGCGTGCTCCGAAGACGAACTCGCGCAGCGCTTCTCCGATCCGTTGGTGTTCGGCACGGCGGGCCTGCGCGGCCCCGTCCGGGGCGGCCCCAATGGAATGAACCTGGCCGTGGTGCTGCGCACCACCTACGGGCTGGCCAAGGTCCTCAAGGATCGATGCCTGGGCGGCTCCACCGTGGTGGTGGGCCGCGATGCCCGGCACGGCTCCGCGAAGTTCGCGCAGGGCGCGGCGGAGGTCCTGGCCGCCGAGGGATTCAAAGTGGTGTTGCTGCCCCGGCCACTCCCGACGCCGGTGCTGGCCTTCGCGGTACGGCATCTCGACGCGGCAGCGGGCATCCAGATCACCGCGTCCCACAACCCGCCCGCCGACAACGGCTACAAGGTGTACTGGTCGGGCGGCGCGCAAATCATCTCCCCCACCGATCGTGAAATCGAAGTAGCCACGGCCGCCGCGCCTTTCGCCGATGAGATTCGCCGAACCCCGATCGAGGCCACCGACGACGCGCTGGTGGACACGTACATCCAACGCGCCGCAACCGTGCGCCGGGGCTCCGGTGGCCTGCGCATCGCACTCACCGCACTGCATGGAGTCGGTGGACCCACCGCCCTGGCCACACTGAACGCCGCGGGTTTCACCGACATCCACGTGGTCGACGAGCAGTTCCAACCGGATCCGGACTTTCCCACCGTCGCATTCCCGAACCCCGAAGAACGCGGGGCTTCCGACGCGGTGTTGGCACGGGCCGCCGAGGTCGACGCGGACCTGGCGATCGCACTCGATCCGGATGCCGACCGATGCGCCATCGGCGTGCCCACCACCACGGGCTGGCGCATGCTGTCCGGGGATGAAACCGGTTGGCTGCTCGGCGATTACATCCTTTCCACGCAACTGGCGTCATCCACTCCCCCGGTGGTGGCCAGCACGGTGGTCTCCTCACGCATGCTCGCGCGGATCGCGGCATCGCTCGGCGCCCGCTACGTGGAGACGCTGACAGGGTTCAAATGGTTGGCCCGGGCCGCGGATTCCGACCTCGTCTACGCGTACGAGGAGGCCATCGGGCATTGCGTCGATCCCGCCGCAGTCCGCGACAAGGACGGCATCTCCGCGGCGGTACTGGCCTGCGATCTGGTCACTCATCTGCGTGAACTCGGCAGCAGCGTCGAGGAAAAGCTCGAGAATCTGGCCATCAGACACGGCATCCATGTGACCTCGCAGGTGTCACGGCGCATGGAGTCGCTCGAGGACATCTCCGCGATGATGGACCGGCTGCGCACGAACATCCCGACCGCCCTGTCCGGGTTTCCCATCACCGCGGAAGACCTGTTGGAGCGACGCGGCCAGGCGCGTACGGATGCGGTGATTCTCGCCGGCGAGATCGGCGGGTCATCCATCCGGCTGGTGATCCGCCCGTCGGGAACCGAGCCGAAGGTGAAGTGCTACATCGAGGTCCGCGAGCCCGTCATCACCGATCCGACCGTCGCGCGGATCTGGGCGGGTGTCGTGGTCTCCGAGCTGGAGGCCTACGCCCGCAGCATCTAG
- a CDS encoding purine-nucleoside phosphorylase: MTDERLTRRGDSTDEFQSPEHAAALAAAAIAERTGIACHRVAVVLGSGWAPAAAELGTAATTIPMADLPGFSPPSAAGHGGSVLSVPIGDSDDRMLVLLGRIHAYEGHDLRHVVHPVRTACAAGAKSIVLTNAAGGLREDYSVGQPVLISDHLNLTARSPLTGAQFVDLVDAYSPRLRALAREIDGSLAEGVYAGLPGPHYETPAEIRMLRTLGADLVGMSTVHETIAARAAGAEVFGVSLVTNLAAGMTGESLNHEEVLAAGRASATRMGQLLRSVIGRL, translated from the coding sequence GTGACCGATGAGCGGCTTACGCGAAGAGGCGACAGCACCGACGAGTTTCAGTCCCCGGAGCACGCAGCGGCTCTGGCAGCCGCGGCAATCGCGGAGCGGACCGGTATCGCCTGCCATCGCGTCGCGGTGGTCCTCGGATCGGGCTGGGCCCCGGCCGCCGCGGAACTCGGCACCGCGGCCACCACGATCCCCATGGCGGACCTACCCGGATTCAGCCCGCCGAGTGCGGCCGGTCATGGCGGCTCGGTGTTGTCCGTGCCCATCGGCGACAGCGACGACCGGATGCTGGTGCTGCTGGGCAGGATCCACGCGTACGAGGGCCACGACCTGCGCCACGTCGTCCACCCGGTGCGGACGGCCTGTGCGGCGGGCGCGAAGTCCATCGTTCTCACCAACGCGGCCGGCGGGCTGCGCGAGGATTACTCGGTGGGCCAGCCGGTATTGATCAGCGACCATCTCAACCTGACCGCCCGCTCACCGCTGACGGGAGCCCAATTCGTCGACCTTGTCGATGCGTATTCGCCGCGATTGCGGGCCCTGGCCCGAGAGATCGACGGCAGCCTCGCCGAAGGGGTGTACGCGGGTCTGCCGGGACCGCATTACGAGACTCCCGCGGAAATCCGGATGCTGCGCACCCTGGGCGCGGATCTGGTGGGTATGTCGACGGTGCATGAAACCATCGCGGCACGCGCGGCCGGGGCCGAGGTGTTCGGTGTATCCCTGGTGACCAACCTCGCGGCCGGAATGACCGGGGAGTCCCTCAATCATGAGGAGGTGCTGGCGGCCGGTCGCGCGTCGGCGACTCGCATGGGCCAACTTCTACGCTCGGTGATTGGTCGGCTATGA
- a CDS encoding M20 family metallopeptidase, giving the protein MPLTTGASPVAPAEAASAVVDAAATDLVALSHDIHSEPELAFHEVRSALKTQRLLAERGFEIVTGQGGMDTAFRATYGDGPLVIGVCAEYDALPGIGHACGHNIIAASAVGTGLGLAEVADALGLTVVVIGTPAEEFGGGKALLLKAGAFDDIATAVMLHPGPIDIAGARSLALTDVMVTYHGKESHAAVAPHLGINAADAVTVAQVSIGLLRQHLSPGQLIHGIVTEGGEAANIIPGRAAMQYTMRAVETASLRELEEKVYACFAAGAMATGCSHELVESSPPYLELTPDPWLVSVFREEMESFGRTPVPAEFEASVPLGSTDMGNVTQVLPGIHPVVGIDSGGAVIHQPDFEKAAKEPGADKAVLEGAKMLARTVIRLAEDEAERARVLDRLARRTVKV; this is encoded by the coding sequence ATGCCCTTGACCACCGGAGCGTCGCCTGTCGCGCCTGCCGAGGCCGCCAGCGCGGTCGTCGATGCCGCGGCGACGGATCTGGTCGCGCTATCACATGACATTCATTCCGAGCCCGAGCTGGCCTTCCACGAGGTTCGCAGCGCGTTGAAGACGCAACGGCTACTCGCCGAGCGTGGCTTTGAGATCGTCACCGGTCAGGGCGGTATGGACACAGCGTTCCGGGCTACCTACGGTGACGGACCACTGGTCATCGGAGTTTGCGCCGAATATGACGCGCTGCCCGGAATCGGCCACGCCTGCGGGCACAACATCATTGCGGCCTCTGCCGTGGGCACCGGGTTGGGGCTTGCCGAAGTCGCCGATGCCCTCGGGCTCACGGTGGTGGTCATCGGCACGCCCGCCGAAGAGTTCGGCGGCGGTAAGGCACTTCTGCTCAAGGCGGGTGCCTTTGACGACATCGCCACTGCGGTGATGCTGCATCCCGGCCCGATCGATATCGCGGGCGCCCGGTCGCTGGCATTGACCGACGTGATGGTCACCTACCACGGCAAGGAGTCGCACGCGGCGGTCGCGCCGCACCTCGGCATCAACGCCGCCGACGCGGTCACTGTGGCTCAGGTCTCGATCGGTCTGTTGCGCCAGCATCTGTCGCCGGGGCAGTTGATCCACGGCATCGTCACCGAGGGCGGCGAGGCGGCCAACATCATTCCGGGGCGGGCCGCCATGCAGTACACGATGCGTGCCGTCGAAACCGCGTCCCTGCGCGAGTTGGAAGAGAAGGTTTACGCCTGCTTCGCGGCCGGCGCCATGGCCACCGGCTGCAGTCATGAACTCGTCGAATCCTCGCCCCCGTATTTGGAGCTGACTCCGGATCCGTGGCTGGTGTCGGTGTTCCGTGAGGAGATGGAATCCTTCGGCCGGACGCCGGTTCCCGCCGAGTTCGAGGCCTCGGTGCCGCTGGGTAGCACCGATATGGGCAACGTGACGCAGGTGCTGCCCGGCATCCACCCGGTCGTCGGTATCGACTCGGGCGGTGCGGTCATTCATCAGCCCGATTTCGAAAAGGCGGCCAAGGAACCGGGCGCCGACAAGGCAGTGCTCGAAGGAGCGAAGATGTTGGCGCGCACCGTAATACGGCTGGCCGAAGATGAAGCAGAGCGAGCCAGGGTGCTGGATCGGCTGGCACGCAGGACGGTGAAGGTATGA
- a CDS encoding type VII secretion target: MPEELSANTDMLRGVAGVQMGMGGTLAAVGTAVSIFPVAALAPVFGPIGAHYLGAFAATSAKQGMDVGQLATSVTESGVSTTVGSNDYDNTEDHFSQGFTTTVEGIEA; the protein is encoded by the coding sequence ATGCCAGAGGAATTGTCGGCCAACACAGACATGTTGCGTGGCGTTGCCGGGGTGCAGATGGGCATGGGCGGAACGCTCGCGGCGGTCGGCACCGCCGTCAGCATCTTTCCGGTCGCCGCGCTGGCACCGGTCTTTGGCCCGATCGGCGCGCATTACTTGGGCGCCTTCGCGGCGACCTCAGCCAAGCAAGGGATGGATGTCGGCCAGCTCGCGACCAGCGTCACCGAGTCCGGTGTCAGCACCACAGTCGGTAGCAATGACTACGACAACACCGAAGACCACTTCAGCCAAGGTTTCACCACCACTGTTGAAGGAATCGAGGCCTGA
- a CDS encoding FkbM family methyltransferase, producing the protein MPALRSAQTYLPFLRPLKFGAYNLGTRLFGWRVDPEFHLLKRVGPISVAIDVGGNWGQSICALQRTVSPGQIVSFEPNAILAQRLKRRFEGDAVRVHACGLSDADGTFDLFIPRYRNFVYDGLASLDENEARDWLNAETMARFDESKLTIERHPVQVRRLDDFGLEPQVIKIDVQGMEAAVIRGGLATITASKPVLIVETPSDEVVSLLDRAGLKPYAYRDGRLQHDWRNAENTVFLSDAHRDRVGL; encoded by the coding sequence ATGCCAGCGCTGAGGTCGGCGCAAACCTATCTACCGTTTCTGCGGCCGCTCAAATTCGGTGCGTACAACCTGGGCACCCGCCTCTTCGGATGGCGCGTCGACCCTGAGTTCCATCTCCTGAAACGGGTCGGCCCGATATCGGTGGCGATCGATGTCGGGGGCAACTGGGGCCAGAGTATCTGTGCGCTACAGCGCACGGTGTCGCCCGGGCAGATCGTCAGTTTTGAGCCCAATGCCATTCTGGCGCAACGACTCAAGCGTCGATTCGAAGGCGATGCCGTACGGGTGCACGCGTGTGGCCTCTCCGACGCGGACGGAACCTTCGATCTGTTCATTCCGCGATATCGCAACTTTGTGTACGACGGTTTGGCCTCGCTCGACGAGAACGAGGCGCGCGACTGGCTCAACGCCGAAACGATGGCCCGCTTCGACGAATCCAAACTGACGATCGAACGGCACCCGGTGCAGGTTCGCCGGCTGGACGATTTCGGGCTGGAGCCTCAGGTCATCAAGATCGATGTGCAGGGGATGGAGGCAGCGGTGATTCGCGGCGGGCTCGCGACCATTACCGCGTCGAAGCCGGTGTTGATCGTCGAGACGCCGTCCGACGAGGTGGTGTCACTGCTGGATCGCGCCGGGCTGAAACCGTACGCATACCGCGACGGTCGGCTCCAGCACGATTGGCGTAACGCCGAAAATACGGTGTTCCTGAGCGATGCGCATCGGGACCGCGTTGGGTTGTAG
- a CDS encoding YbaB/EbfC family nucleoid-associated protein, giving the protein MTEPDLTFFRALEQQYQETMTKARAGGHILNSAVEELKGLRGWARSAQGHVEAEANGNGALTNLRLDDSVTKLSPKIVGQIVVATAAAAAGQAFDHRERVLAQLLVDLKNPQP; this is encoded by the coding sequence ATGACCGAGCCTGACCTCACCTTCTTCCGGGCGCTCGAACAGCAGTATCAAGAGACCATGACAAAGGCCCGTGCCGGAGGCCACATCCTGAACAGCGCCGTCGAGGAGCTGAAAGGCCTTCGTGGATGGGCCCGTTCGGCACAGGGACATGTCGAGGCGGAAGCCAACGGCAATGGTGCGCTGACCAACCTGCGGCTCGACGATTCGGTCACCAAGCTGTCCCCCAAGATCGTCGGGCAGATCGTGGTGGCCACGGCGGCCGCAGCCGCGGGTCAGGCGTTCGATCACCGCGAACGCGTGCTGGCACAGCTACTGGTAGATCTCAAAAACCCGCAGCCGTAA
- a CDS encoding GAF domain-containing protein, whose product MAREWLLLETLGNEPTVIASGNQPRNMVPLSTFLRRNRNLGLLRRVITAATKANKAGTIGPPDSDSFIDVRPVAMPDGRVHGVWLWTGSTPPPSDPPAEGGAVVLNADTGLLYISDGAATAMGMAAGQPHAEISMPELYRYLSPNPGETDVLGLIVTATEGMTYSATWPGVDSDGNPTLCHFASRLVLEPNNDGVPERLGRAINLRVGQPAPPVPLLEQQVLEAAAEPGAYRALVMIAARRLIKWIDPPAPEWHWEHDPLGRAKIHPEDEANLNFMLDNSVFGATEAVVRFRCHDDSWESLHCATQVVKLNENATVALVTFRRR is encoded by the coding sequence GTGGCGCGCGAGTGGCTTCTCCTGGAAACACTCGGCAACGAGCCAACCGTCATCGCGTCCGGCAATCAGCCGCGGAACATGGTTCCGCTGAGTACGTTCCTTCGGCGCAATCGAAATCTCGGCCTGCTTCGCCGAGTTATCACCGCCGCGACCAAAGCAAACAAAGCCGGCACGATCGGCCCACCCGATTCAGATTCGTTCATCGACGTCCGCCCCGTCGCCATGCCCGACGGTCGGGTGCATGGCGTCTGGCTGTGGACAGGTTCGACTCCCCCGCCCTCGGACCCGCCTGCCGAGGGCGGAGCGGTGGTTCTCAACGCCGATACCGGTCTGCTGTACATCAGCGACGGCGCCGCAACGGCAATGGGAATGGCCGCGGGCCAACCGCACGCCGAAATCAGCATGCCGGAGCTCTACCGATACCTGTCGCCGAACCCCGGCGAAACGGACGTCCTGGGGCTCATCGTGACGGCGACGGAAGGCATGACCTACAGCGCGACCTGGCCCGGCGTCGACAGCGACGGAAACCCCACGTTGTGCCACTTCGCCAGCCGGCTGGTTCTCGAGCCCAACAACGACGGCGTCCCCGAGCGTCTGGGACGCGCGATCAATCTGCGCGTCGGCCAGCCCGCCCCACCGGTTCCGCTGCTGGAGCAACAGGTCCTCGAAGCCGCCGCCGAACCCGGCGCATATCGCGCACTGGTCATGATCGCGGCACGCAGGCTGATCAAGTGGATCGACCCGCCTGCCCCCGAATGGCATTGGGAACACGACCCGCTGGGACGCGCCAAGATTCACCCCGAGGACGAGGCGAATCTGAATTTCATGCTCGACAATTCCGTATTCGGCGCCACCGAAGCGGTAGTTAGGTTCCGTTGCCACGACGACAGCTGGGAATCACTGCACTGCGCCACTCAGGTAGTCAAGCTCAACGAGAATGCCACCGTCGCACTGGTCACCTTCCGGCGCCGTTAG
- a CDS encoding GAF domain-containing protein — MSREWMLLETLGDEPTVIAIGSQARNLTPLESVLRRNRHRPLIESAIADCRRTGELTVAHTPARDRVVRVHPIAMSATKIHGVHVWFGPAEAEPPPRPIAGACLGDLDTSLTTLTPEYFEVMGFDPQNRSERQAIAEGLAPVLPSPRNAELMAHVVSPELDSTYSGTCLAADHQGNTLQVHYAGRASKETDPLGAVRRINRIVCTRVENRPAEPQAGLAQQILEAVAAPGVHRLLMNVDTFAVLKWIDEPFPDLAWRYDPDRPDGIHPDDEATARTMRDELRAGSTAGILRVRAISGGWLRLHAAATKFALRDNAFAALVTLTPVTAADPDS, encoded by the coding sequence ATGTCGCGCGAATGGATGCTGCTGGAAACCTTGGGAGACGAGCCCACGGTGATAGCGATCGGATCGCAGGCACGCAACCTGACGCCGTTGGAGTCGGTGCTGCGCCGCAATCGGCATCGGCCCCTGATCGAATCGGCGATCGCCGACTGCCGGCGCACGGGTGAACTCACCGTGGCCCACACCCCCGCGCGCGACCGCGTGGTACGCGTCCATCCGATAGCCATGAGCGCGACGAAGATCCATGGCGTGCATGTGTGGTTCGGACCGGCAGAGGCCGAGCCGCCACCCCGGCCCATCGCCGGGGCCTGCCTGGGAGACCTGGATACCTCACTGACCACGCTCACCCCGGAGTACTTCGAGGTGATGGGTTTCGACCCACAGAACAGATCCGAACGGCAAGCCATCGCCGAAGGGCTCGCGCCGGTGCTGCCGAGCCCGCGCAACGCCGAATTGATGGCGCACGTGGTGAGTCCCGAGCTTGATTCCACATACAGCGGGACCTGCCTGGCGGCCGACCATCAAGGGAACACCCTCCAAGTGCACTATGCCGGACGAGCATCCAAGGAAACAGATCCCTTGGGGGCAGTGCGGCGCATCAACAGGATCGTGTGCACCCGGGTGGAGAACCGTCCCGCCGAGCCTCAGGCGGGGTTGGCGCAGCAGATCCTGGAAGCGGTGGCCGCCCCCGGCGTGCACCGGCTGTTGATGAACGTCGACACCTTCGCCGTCCTGAAGTGGATCGACGAGCCATTTCCGGATCTGGCCTGGCGTTACGACCCGGATCGGCCCGACGGCATCCACCCGGACGACGAAGCGACCGCACGCACGATGCGCGATGAATTGCGGGCCGGCTCGACCGCCGGGATATTGCGGGTACGGGCCATCTCCGGCGGGTGGCTCCGCCTGCACGCAGCTGCGACAAAATTTGCTTTGCGCGACAACGCTTTCGCCGCACTCGTCACCCTGACACCGGTGACGGCGGCGGACCCGGATTCATAG